In Penaeus monodon isolate SGIC_2016 chromosome 43, NSTDA_Pmon_1, whole genome shotgun sequence, one DNA window encodes the following:
- the LOC119568132 gene encoding sodium-coupled monocarboxylate transporter 1-like — protein MAVNIDELVERFTWIDYTVFGLMLAISAAIGIFYGVCGKKQNTSDFLMAGKSMTTFPVAMSLIASFMSAITLLGTPSEVYQFGFLYWLIGFSYFLVMPSAAYLYFPVFHKLQVTSAYEYLERRFHRAVRYVGSFTFIIQMSLYMAIVVYAPALALAQVTGLNVYVSVSLICFVCIFYTTLGGMKAVLWTDAIQMIIMYGSMMFVIIKGAIDVGGFEYVWQKNVESGRAELVNFDPNPTTRHTFWTLIVGGYFTWITIYGVNQAQVQRYLCVQTKQMAINALWINLVGLFILMISCAFGGMVVYARYWDCDPVRSGVVSKGDQLFPLFVMDTLGQWYGLPGLFVAGIFSGALSTVSSGMNSLAAIVLEDYVKAGCCPDISEKKATLLSKVLSLFFGLLTFGLVFVAEQLGNILSAALSIFGMVGGPLLGVFTLGMFFPWANAKGAFTGLLTSLIFMFWIGGGHQVARWNGQITFDRKVTSIEGCNFNETSSFSTISPESLVAEEPVEEPLGIYRLSYMWYSATGCFTVITIGLLVSLLTGLQDVRTLDPRTLSPAVFWFRRFIPGIEGLGEDYVDEEEGLRTHQSSVSLGNINPAFDTTVKEKYTPKSNGFTPEKESSKL, from the exons ATGGCGGTCAATATCGATGAATTGGTGGAGAGATTCACCTGGATCGACTACACGGTATTCGGCTTAATGCTTGCCATATCCGCTGCCATCGGTATTTTCTATGGCGTGTGTGGCAAGAAACAGAACACAAGCGATTTCCTCATGGCTGGCAAATCCATGACAACTTTCCCCGTTGCCATGTCTTTGATTGCCAG CTTCATGTCCGCCATCACGCTTCTCGGAACGCCGTCAGAAGTCTATCAGTTCGGTTTCCTTTACTGGCTCATCGGGTTCTCGTATTTCCTCGTCATGCCTTCAGCGGCTTACCTGTACTTCCCTGTCTTCCACAAGCTGCAG GTGACGTCCGCGTATGAATACCTGGAACGACGCTTTCACCGAGCCGTCCGCTATGTTGGATCCTTTACTTTCATTATCCAG ATGAGTCTCTACATGGCCATTGTCGTGTACGCCCCCGCCCTCGCCCTGGCTCAAGTCACGGGTCTCAATGTCTACGTGTCTGTCAGTCTTATTTGCTTTGTGTGCATCTTCTACACTACACTTGGAGGCATGAAGGCTGTGCTTTGGACTGATGCTATACAG ATGATCATCATGTACGGCAGCATGATGTTCGTGATCATCAAGGGCGCCATCGACGTGGGCGGCTTCGAGTACGTGTGGCAGAAGAACGTGGAGAGTGGGCGTGCCGAACTCGTGAACTTCGACCCTAACCCGACCACCCGACACACCTTCTGGACGCTGATCGTGGGCGGCTATTTCACCTGGATCACGATTTACGGCGTTAATCAAGCTCAG GTGCAGCGCTACCTCTGCGTCCAGACCAAGCAGATGGCTATCAACGCCCTTTGGATCAACCTCGTCGGCCTCTTCATCCTCATGATCTCCTGCGCCTTCGGTGGCATGGTCGTGTACGCTCGCTACTGGGACTGCGACCCCGTCCGCTCTGGGGTCGTGTCCAAGGGCGATCAGCTGTTCCCCCTCTTCGTGATGGACACCCTCGGGCAGTGGTACGGCCTGCCCGGCCTCTTCGTGGCGGGCATCTTCTCCGGCGCTCTCAG CACCGTCTCCTCTGGAATGAACTCGCTGGCTGCCATCGTCCTCGAGGACTACGTGAAGGCCGGTTGCTGTCCTGACATCAGCGAGAAGAAGGCCACTCTGCTGTCCaaagtcctctctctcttcttcggtcTCCTTACCTTCGGATTGGTGTTCGTGGCCGAGCAGCTTGGCAACATCTTGTCt GCCGCCCTGAGTATCTTCGGCATGGTGGGAGGACCTCTGCTCGGAGTCTTCACCTTAGGCATGTTCTTCCCTTGGGCGAACGCGAAG gGCGCCTTCACTGGCCTCCTGACGAGCCTCATCTTCATGTTCTGGATCGGCGGCGGGCACCAAGTCGCTCGCTGGAATGGCCAGATCACGTTCGACAGGAAGGTCACGAGCATCGAGGGCTGTAACTTCAACGAGACCTCCTCCTTCTCGACCATCAGTCCCGAGTCTCTTGTGGCTGAAGA ACCGGTCGAGGAGCCCCTGGGCATCTACCGCCTCTCCTACATGTGGTACTCCGCCACAGGATGcttcaccgtcatcaccatcggCCTCTTGGTCTCCCTCCTGACAGGACTGCAGGATGTAAGGACTCTTGATCCCAGGACTCTCTCTCCTGCCGTCTTCTGGTTCAGGAGGTTCATTCCAGGCATCGAAGGACTCGGAGAGGACTAT GTTGACGAGGAGGAAGGCCTTCGAACACACCAGAGCTCGGTTTCCCTTGGCAACATCAACCCCGCTTTCGACACGACCGTTAAGGAGAAATACACACCGAAAAGCAACGGTTTTACTCCAGAGAAAGAGAGTTCAAAACTGTAG